The Paraburkholderia sp. ZP32-5 genome includes a window with the following:
- a CDS encoding pirin family protein — protein sequence MIEIRRSEERGHANHGWLDSYHSFSFADYRDPQHVHFGPLRVINEDRIEGGQGFGAHGHRDMEIVTYVLEGALAHRDSMGNGSTIRPGDVQRMSAGTGVQHSEFNASPDELVHLLQIWVIPRRAGDQPGYEEKRFDADSKRGRLRVIASPDGRDGSVTIHADTSIYAGLFDGAENAMFELPAGRLAYLHVARGAVTVNGTALKAGDAAKLSDIDTVTLEKGEDAEVLLFDLGQLNG from the coding sequence ATGATCGAGATTCGCCGTTCCGAAGAACGCGGCCACGCCAACCACGGCTGGCTCGACTCGTATCACAGCTTCTCGTTTGCCGATTATCGCGATCCGCAACACGTGCATTTCGGCCCGCTGCGCGTCATCAACGAAGACCGTATCGAGGGCGGCCAGGGCTTCGGCGCGCACGGCCATCGCGATATGGAGATCGTCACGTATGTGCTCGAGGGCGCGCTCGCGCATCGCGACAGCATGGGCAACGGCTCGACGATTCGCCCCGGCGACGTGCAGCGCATGAGCGCGGGCACCGGCGTGCAGCACAGCGAGTTCAACGCATCGCCCGACGAACTCGTGCATCTGCTGCAGATCTGGGTGATTCCGCGGCGCGCGGGCGACCAGCCTGGCTACGAGGAGAAGCGTTTCGACGCCGACAGCAAGCGCGGCCGTCTGCGCGTGATCGCATCTCCTGATGGCCGCGACGGCTCGGTGACGATTCACGCGGACACATCGATCTACGCGGGTCTGTTCGATGGCGCGGAAAACGCAATGTTCGAACTGCCGGCGGGGCGCCTTGCTTATCTGCACGTGGCGCGCGGCGCGGTGACGGTGAACGGCACGGCGCTGAAGGCGGGCGACGCCGCGAAGCTGAGCGACATCGACACGGTGACGCTCGAAAAGGGCGAAGACGCCGAAGTGCTGCTGTTCGATCTTGGTCAACTGAACGGCTGA
- a CDS encoding response regulator: MATQILVVDDDVELRDLLRDYLARQGIEVSVLHDAGSLERRLERERPDLIVLDLMMPGVDGLTALRKLRASGDDIPVIMLTARADDVDRIVGLELGADDYLGKPFNPRELLARVQAVLRRRRTLPSAAAPEQREPFSFGRFTLDFQSRTLHLEDKPLTLSGSEFALLKIFVNHPMRTLTRERLLELLHGPEYDGTDRGIDVQVWRLRRILESDPSTPRFIQTVRGRGYVFVPDGEQHASAH, translated from the coding sequence ATGGCTACTCAAATTCTGGTTGTCGACGACGACGTCGAATTGCGCGATCTTCTGCGCGACTATCTCGCCCGTCAGGGCATCGAAGTTTCAGTGCTGCACGACGCGGGCTCACTCGAGCGCCGGCTCGAGCGCGAACGCCCGGACCTGATCGTGCTGGACCTGATGATGCCGGGCGTAGACGGCCTCACCGCGCTGCGCAAGCTGCGCGCATCGGGCGACGACATCCCCGTCATCATGCTGACCGCGCGCGCGGACGACGTCGACCGCATCGTCGGGCTCGAACTCGGCGCGGACGACTACCTCGGCAAGCCATTCAATCCGCGCGAATTGCTCGCGCGCGTCCAGGCCGTGCTGCGTCGCCGCCGCACGTTGCCGTCGGCGGCCGCGCCCGAACAGCGCGAGCCGTTCAGCTTCGGCCGCTTCACGCTCGATTTCCAGTCGCGCACGCTGCATCTCGAAGACAAGCCGCTCACGCTGTCGGGCAGCGAGTTCGCGCTTCTGAAGATCTTCGTCAATCATCCGATGCGCACGCTGACGCGCGAGCGTCTGCTGGAACTGCTGCACGGTCCCGAGTACGACGGCACCGACCGCGGCATCGACGTGCAGGTGTGGCGTCTGCGCCGCATTCTCGAAAGCGATCCGTCCACGCCGCGCTTCATCCAGACCGTGCGTGGTCGCGGTTATGTGTTCGTGCCGGACGGCGAGCAGCATGCGTCGGCCCATTGA
- a CDS encoding ATP-binding protein: MRRPIDTLFGRLALLVVGVLLLSHFAWFALIRVERTQLQARYAVEEATFLVEAVRQHVARTPDQPLPSRVKLVDPASPEVPAENAEVPVPLERFVEDVRDRMPTDTQVRVGPPGGPPTLWVRAATDHNWIVVPVQPLRVPRSLDRTVLWLVVIFSFAVMAALFAAWALQQPLRTLAQAVTRFGRGLPVPPVPERGPREWRQLTHGFNQMVQEVSRTENDRAVMLAGVAHDLKTPLARLRLRAEMMDDVKTRDGVVRDVDSMTHIVEQFLVFAHDSADRSEPVEVDAQCERVVRSYRAVAGNASTVQTELTAGPAFVLPAATLDRILSNLLDNAHAYGAPPVIVATARTAQGFTLSVRDNGSGIAAQDLINASRPFVRLDPARGGNGHSGLGLAIVERLVRRSGGDWEIGNHGGSGLRVLMSFPFEVLPKVAAASENAW, encoded by the coding sequence ATGCGTCGGCCCATTGACACACTGTTCGGACGGCTCGCACTGCTAGTCGTCGGGGTGCTGCTTCTTTCGCATTTCGCGTGGTTCGCGCTGATCCGGGTCGAGCGCACGCAATTGCAGGCGCGCTACGCGGTCGAGGAAGCCACCTTCCTCGTCGAGGCGGTGCGTCAGCACGTTGCCCGTACACCGGATCAACCATTGCCGTCGCGCGTGAAGCTCGTCGACCCGGCGAGCCCGGAGGTGCCGGCGGAAAACGCGGAAGTGCCGGTGCCGCTCGAGCGCTTCGTCGAGGACGTGCGCGATCGCATGCCCACCGACACACAGGTGCGCGTCGGGCCGCCGGGCGGTCCGCCCACGCTGTGGGTGCGCGCGGCAACCGATCACAACTGGATCGTGGTCCCCGTGCAGCCGCTGCGCGTGCCGCGCTCGCTCGATCGCACGGTACTGTGGCTCGTCGTTATTTTCTCGTTCGCGGTGATGGCGGCGCTGTTTGCCGCGTGGGCGCTACAACAGCCACTGCGCACGCTCGCGCAGGCGGTGACGCGCTTCGGTCGTGGCCTGCCGGTGCCGCCGGTGCCTGAGCGTGGTCCGCGCGAATGGCGTCAGCTCACGCACGGTTTCAATCAGATGGTGCAGGAAGTTTCGCGTACCGAAAACGATCGCGCGGTGATGCTGGCGGGTGTCGCGCATGACCTGAAAACGCCGCTTGCGCGGCTGCGGCTGCGCGCCGAAATGATGGACGACGTGAAGACGCGCGACGGTGTCGTGCGCGACGTCGATTCGATGACGCATATCGTCGAGCAGTTTCTCGTGTTCGCGCACGACAGCGCGGATCGCAGCGAGCCCGTCGAAGTGGACGCGCAGTGCGAGCGGGTGGTGCGCAGCTACCGGGCGGTGGCCGGGAACGCGTCGACCGTGCAGACCGAGCTCACCGCGGGGCCGGCGTTCGTGCTGCCCGCCGCCACGCTCGACCGGATTCTGTCGAACCTGCTCGACAACGCACACGCGTATGGCGCGCCGCCGGTGATCGTCGCGACTGCGCGCACCGCGCAGGGCTTCACGCTATCCGTTCGCGACAACGGCAGCGGCATCGCCGCACAGGACCTGATCAACGCGAGCCGGCCGTTCGTGCGGCTCGACCCGGCGCGTGGCGGCAATGGTCATAGCGGGCTTGGTCTTGCGATCGTCGAGCGGCTGGTGCGGCGCTCCGGTGGCGATTGGGAAATCGGCAACCATGGCGGCAGCGGCTTGAGGGTGTTGATGAGCTTTCCGTTCGAGGTACTGCCCAAGGTCGCGGCAGCTTCGGAAAACGCGTGGTAA
- a CDS encoding periplasmic heavy metal sensor, whose product MSIKKMSRVLAVAATALAIGTGAAYAAQPAEHAHGGPGGWHGHFMKQLTQLHDQLKLNADQEKLWQGALDTMKQNHEAMRANHKQAHDQFKAAQQQPILDLNAMAATHQQIEQKDAQLRQQTTDAWLKFYNGLNDQQKTTVSTALKKRFERMEQRHEKMRERWEHHKGAASAPAAKQ is encoded by the coding sequence ATGTCCATCAAAAAGATGTCGCGCGTTCTCGCCGTTGCTGCCACTGCTCTCGCCATCGGCACCGGCGCCGCTTATGCCGCTCAACCCGCCGAGCATGCGCACGGCGGCCCCGGCGGCTGGCACGGCCACTTCATGAAGCAGCTAACCCAACTCCACGACCAGCTGAAGCTGAACGCGGACCAGGAAAAGCTGTGGCAAGGCGCGCTCGATACGATGAAGCAGAACCATGAAGCGATGCGCGCGAACCACAAGCAGGCTCACGATCAGTTCAAGGCCGCACAGCAGCAGCCTATCCTGGATCTGAACGCGATGGCCGCGACGCATCAGCAGATCGAGCAGAAGGACGCGCAATTGCGTCAGCAAACCACCGACGCGTGGCTCAAGTTCTATAACGGCCTGAACGACCAGCAGAAGACCACCGTCAGCACCGCGCTGAAGAAGCGCTTCGAGCGGATGGAACAGCGTCACGAGAAGATGCGCGAGCGCTGGGAGCATCACAAGGGCGCGGCATCGGCGCCGGCCGCCAAGCAGTAA
- a CDS encoding sensor domain-containing diguanylate cyclase: MNRTTTLRQVAGPVSFVLIVLACWFVAGMVADRMVQQELDAALRTQRQMSTSIVDNMAEVIASDLAMSRAIPATMAEMDVVQRALVQSQNYAANGEAAEPALRAALLHNPQMAAVSKFLHDAQGFSGLDQIWIVNANGICVASSATVGSPDGSQQSFVGVDMRARGYLTNALLGAFSEAYGVGRASGEPGIFIAAPVYSDGLLVGAVVAKVGIARLRHWVAHAGTFVSDENGVIIMAHNSALEGHALPSSRVTQMSPAERRIIYRRDTFPDMLIREDTQVREQAPWVPMAVAGQLFGSIEQPMPALYQNRSGLNSGLSAHLVDPLAAWPELLRNHKRDHLLVFLTLAGTVALAWVITVSYVRERRHHRATRDLAEQLQSANTLLSAEARHDALTGALSRRYFLDLLRREIDRARASNEPLCMAIADLDHFKQINDRFGHAAGDRALEHFVDTCRAELRGSDAIGRLGGEEFGLLLPATDLAGGREVVERLRLRLKDVPSPKLPASVSLSVSIGITELSPDELPERIMSRADTALYAAKTGGRDRTEALPPDDTAPPARTAVNAW; encoded by the coding sequence ATGAACAGGACGACAACCTTGCGCCAGGTAGCCGGGCCGGTCAGCTTCGTGCTGATCGTACTGGCTTGCTGGTTCGTGGCAGGCATGGTCGCGGACCGGATGGTACAGCAAGAGCTGGATGCGGCGCTGCGCACGCAGCGGCAGATGTCCACATCGATCGTCGACAACATGGCGGAAGTGATCGCCAGCGACCTCGCGATGTCCCGCGCCATCCCCGCGACCATGGCCGAAATGGACGTGGTCCAGCGCGCCCTGGTGCAATCGCAGAATTATGCCGCGAACGGCGAGGCGGCGGAACCCGCGCTGCGCGCCGCGTTGCTCCACAATCCGCAGATGGCGGCGGTCAGCAAGTTCCTGCACGACGCGCAAGGCTTCTCCGGGCTCGACCAGATCTGGATCGTCAACGCGAACGGCATCTGCGTGGCGTCGAGCGCCACGGTCGGGAGTCCGGATGGCTCGCAGCAATCGTTCGTCGGCGTCGACATGCGCGCGCGCGGCTATCTGACCAACGCGCTGCTCGGCGCGTTTTCCGAAGCCTATGGCGTGGGCCGCGCGAGCGGCGAGCCGGGCATCTTCATCGCCGCGCCGGTTTACTCGGACGGGCTGCTGGTCGGCGCGGTGGTCGCGAAGGTCGGCATCGCGCGGCTGCGCCACTGGGTCGCGCACGCGGGCACCTTCGTGTCCGACGAAAACGGCGTCATCATCATGGCGCACAACAGCGCGCTCGAAGGCCATGCGCTGCCGAGCTCGCGCGTCACGCAGATGAGCCCCGCCGAGCGCCGCATCATCTACCGCCGCGACACCTTCCCCGACATGCTGATCCGCGAGGACACCCAGGTGCGCGAGCAGGCGCCGTGGGTGCCGATGGCGGTCGCCGGACAGCTGTTCGGCTCGATCGAACAGCCGATGCCGGCGCTCTATCAGAACCGCAGCGGCCTGAATTCGGGACTCTCCGCGCATCTGGTCGACCCGCTCGCCGCATGGCCCGAGCTGCTGCGCAATCACAAGCGCGACCACCTGCTGGTCTTTTTGACGCTGGCCGGCACCGTCGCGCTGGCGTGGGTCATTACGGTTTCGTACGTACGCGAGCGGCGCCATCATCGCGCGACACGCGACCTCGCCGAGCAGCTGCAGTCGGCTAATACGCTGTTGTCGGCGGAGGCGCGGCACGATGCGTTGACCGGCGCGCTGTCGCGGCGCTACTTCCTCGATCTGCTGCGCCGTGAGATCGACCGCGCGCGTGCAAGCAACGAGCCGCTGTGCATGGCGATCGCCGACCTCGACCACTTCAAGCAGATCAACGATCGCTTCGGCCATGCCGCCGGCGATCGCGCGCTCGAACATTTCGTCGATACCTGCCGCGCCGAACTGCGCGGCTCGGACGCGATCGGCCGGCTCGGCGGCGAGGAGTTCGGCCTGCTGCTGCCCGCCACCGATCTCGCGGGCGGGCGCGAAGTGGTCGAGCGTTTGCGTCTGCGCCTGAAAGACGTGCCATCGCCGAAGCTGCCGGCCTCGGTAAGTCTGAGCGTGAGCATCGGCATCACGGAACTGTCGCCCGACGAACTGCCGGAGCGCATCATGAGCCGCGCCGATACCGCGCTTTACGCGGCCAAGACCGGTGGCCGCGACCGCACCGAAGCGCTGCCGCCCGACGATACCGCGCCGCCCGCGCGCACGGCGGTGAACGCCTGGTGA